The sequence below is a genomic window from Bombus affinis isolate iyBomAffi1 chromosome 13, iyBomAffi1.2, whole genome shotgun sequence.
TTGTTGTTTGAAAAATATAGCGTTCTTGATAAATTCTAAGGTGTTCTCAAAACTCTTCCCAGCACCATGCATTGTCTTAATAGCACTTACAGCATACTCTACATCATAACACCTGCCTAAAAGTTGCTGTTGAAGTGTAAGCACTTCTACTCGTTTATCCACCATAGGAGGCAATGCCTTCCTTACATGTTCCTGAAGTCTATAAAATGCAAGCGATGGTTCATTTGCAACTATATGCATGTTTTCAGATATACGTTCAGTTGCTGAAATGTTAAAAAATGAGATTAATGATAATCTAAATGTATTTGGTGATATAAGTATACAGAATCCTAACTTTTTTTAACCTTCGTCTCTAATTCTTGATCTGGTTGATATATTTTTGCAGTCATCGTATAAATACTgcaaatattgtataaataataagtTACGAAgaatttataagttataaatatacaaaattcaaaaattaaatCAATTTAATCAATGAAAAATTCTGTTTTCCTATTTTATGATATACTGAGAATATTCGACACAATTTCTTTATTGTTATTaatgtatgatatataatattacaaataaattaattaaattttccgtATCAATCAAATTTTTGTATACATTCAACAAAACATTAGTTTGTTTTCACCGCCATTTTATTAAACACTCGTTGCCGGAAATTAACTGCTAACAAAACTGTTTTCTTTTgacgaaatataatatctggTAATATAGAAGTGTATACTGTTGGTACTGCTCTCAAACATATGCAAGTTGAACTTGGCTTTGTTGGCATTATGTTTAATGATTATAGATATGTagattagaaaatttaaaatactcAATACATCCATAACTCAAAACATATCTATATATTGTTCAAGTATTTGATGCGGCTAATATAGCTAGGAGAAAGTTAGGACTTGAAAAACAacattatttgaaaatttgtatcaTTCTTCAGATAATAGATCTGGATAGTAGATATTTAGAGAAAGTAAGAAAATTTTTGATTGATAAAACTTGATTTATGATTGAACGAAGATTTAGGAAGAAAATCTCAAAGATATTATAGATCTCTGTAAGAATAGAGAcatcaaaaaagaaagaaaaatttttcaaatcaatatttttatatatattaaataataaacattTTGAGTCActtgtttttttaataaaagttaTTTTTGCCATACTTAGAGATCTTTAATTTTTTGCGCACTTTATCTTATAGAATGGCTCAGTGCTCCATGGGCACCAACTCATGTGAAAAAGCCCTTAGGAAACTAttgaataataatcttaaaatgtTTACGATGTCCAAGCTTCCATAATTATAAGTGTAATCATTATTCCCGGTCCTTTCATGTACGTcatataaaaattctaaatatatttgatataatgttaataaaagGAAATACAGATATGAGTAAATGTGAGCTAGAAGTGTCATAGATGTGAATGAATAATTCGAATCATTCCATAATCATACAGTTCCTCTAAACGATTACCATAGTTTTGTGAacttataattgttataatgtacATTCTAACGCAAATATTTTTGACGCATTTATTATTTTCGTATCTTGTAATTGGTTGTCCGGAAGAGGAACAAGGTGTTAAGTATGCAAATAAATGCGAAGGTaactacatatatacatacgtgtagtgtacattgataaatttttataaatgtacaTAGAAAGCAATGCATATAATTGTTTTATTATAGTTTGCAAAGTTGTGGCTATCGAATTAGAAGCTAAGTTAACTAGTAATGAAACTGGTAAAACGCACGATGTACTTGAAATTGGATATTCTGTTGATGTTTCACCCAAGAGGAAAATGCAATACAAAAAatcgtaaatataaaata
It includes:
- the LOC126923683 gene encoding BLOC-1-related complex subunit 8 homolog, encoding MTAKIYQPDQELETKVKKTTERISENMHIVANEPSLAFYRLQEHVRKALPPMVDKRVEVLTLQQQLLGRCYDVEYAVSAIKTMHGAGKSFENTLEFIKNAIFFKQQLKYEEQRRHKKDGNRDSVYKRLSAHIHCLIHKL